The Cyclobacterium amurskyense genome contains the following window.
GAGACATTTGATGCCGCTTATGCTGCCATTCCATTTAAACAAAATGCTATACCTGTTGATTTGGGTTGCAAACTTACAGAACACGGGCACATAGAAGTGGATCCAATGGGAAAGACTTCCGTGGATGGGGTAGTAGCCTGTGGGGATAACAGTTCTATGATCCGGTCCGTGGCCATGGCCGTATACAGTGGAAACATGGTAGGTGCTGTTATCAATCACGAGCTAACTCAGGAAGATTTTTAATAGGATTGGAGCATTTATTGGCAATTTAAAAGCTGAATTTCTTTTTTTGGAACCTGCATGGCACTTATTTTTTTTAATTGAAATCCATGACTGACTAAAATGAATGTTTTAAAGTTTGCTTTGTTTGTTCAAGACCTTCGCCTATTTATGGGGTATTTCAGAGTCTCCTAAATAAATCGCTTTTTTGATTTTATTGTAAAGTTCTTCTTTATTAATCGGTTTGGTCATATAATCATCCATGCCAACTTCCAAAACCCTGAACCTGGCTTTTTGTGTCACATCAGCGGTAACTGCAATAATCGGCACTTTGCTCATGGATGTCCCAGCTGCTCCGACACGAATGGCCGTTGTGGCCTCGTACCCATCCATTACAGGCATTTGTAAATCCATCAAAACCACATCAAAAGGTTTGACCTTTAGCAAGTCGATTGCCTCTTGCCCATTGTTTGCGATCTCAAAACTTGAGTTTTTCCAATTGCCTATTAAAACTTTCAATACCATTTGATTGAGTGCATTGTCTTCTACAATCAGTATCCTTTTGTTTTCCAGATCAAATACACCTGATTTTGCGTAATCAAACGAATTGGCTCCATCTCTGTTGTTTGGAAGGGTTTTGTTTATCTGTAGGCTCACCGTAGTTCCAACCCCTTCTTCACTTTGAACCTCAATTTTGCCCTGATTTAAATCTACCAAGGCTTTTACAATACAAAGTCCCAGCCCTAAACCTCCAAATTTTCGTTTATCGTCATTCTGCCCTTGCGTAAAGGACGCGAAAAGTCTTTCCAGTTTTTTCTCTTTAATTCCAACACCGGTGTCTGTTACCTGTATATTTAACAATACTTGGTCATTAGGTATCTCAATGGCTTCTATTTTGAAGCCGATTTTACCTTTTAGCGTGAATTTTAAAGCATTTTTGAGCAGGTTTTGAATTATTTGCTCCATTCTTCTTTTGTCCCCAATCAAAAGCTCCGGAAGGTTACCCACCTCTTCAAATATAAATTCGAGCCCATTGTCCTTTGCTTGTCTTTCAAAGGTGGCAGCAAGTTGATGTACCATTTTTTTCAAATCAAATGGTACTTCCTCCAACCTTAATTCCCCTTTTTCAATTTTAGAATAATCCAAAACATCATCAATGGCTCCAAGTAAACCCATGGATGAATATTGGATTACATCGAGGTTTGAAATTATTGATTCTTCCTTATTTATTTCCCTAATTGACTGTGTTAAACCTATAATGGCGTTTAAGGGTGTTCTTAATTCATGACTAATATTTGAAAGGAAATAAGATTTAATTTCATTGGATTCCTTTGATTTCTGTAAGGCAATTTCCTGAAGTTTTCCTTTTTCTGATTTTAAAAGCCTGATTCGATTAGACATGGCCAATGAGAGAAAAATTATTTCAACACCTGTACCTATTTTAGAACCGTTCTCTGTAAAAAAGGAATTAGGGATCAAACTGAAATTGTTGAAAATTAGGATGAAAAAACCTACGGTAAAACTAAAGATGGCTAAGGTGAAAAAGAAATCCAGTTTTTGGCCTTTTACAAAACTGAGTAAAACAGTAGTAATCAACACCAACAACAATAGGCAACTAAGCAAATTTACAGCAGGATAATAAATAGCCTTTCCATTGGGGATAAATACTACACAGATTAAAAGTATCACCAGGGCGCTCAGCAGAAGGTTTAAAACTTTGTTTGACCCTTTACTCCATTTCTTTACATTGGTATAAATCTGTGCATACCTGCCAAAAGCCATTGCTGAGAGGGTGGCAGTAATGAGTATGGCGTTTTTGTTGAGCCAGCCCGATGCTGGATTGATGTATTGAATGAAATAACCATCTAATGACATGTGAAGCAAAGCCACAGAAAGCACATAGACACTGTATAAAAGAAAACTTTTTTCTCCAATTCCAAAATAAAAAAAAAGGTAAACTGCTCCGGCCAATAGTAAAATCCCATAAAATAAACCGTGAAACAACTGTTTTTGATAGGAACTTTGTACCAGACTTGTTGGGGTATGTAATTCCAGTGGCAGGTTGATTACCTCTCCATCACTTTGGTAATGTACATACACTTGATAAACTTTGCCGGGTTTTAAATCGAGCGGAAAAATAATTTTCCGGTGTGCGAAGCTTCTTTCTTTAAAAGGGATCAGGTCCCCGTTGTTCAGTACTTTAAGGGGTTCTCCCTCTGTTACTAAATATAGGTCCACATGGTCTGTGATTGGTCTTCCTGTTTCCAAAAAATAATGAAGTAGGTTCTCAGATATGTTTTTAATGGAAAGCCTTAACCAATAGTTGCTTTCTGTAAAGCCAAGATTGGTAGATGGCCCTTCGATTGGTTTAAATTTGAGGGTGTTCTCCTGATCCAAAAACTCGTCAAAGGTGAAATAATTGTCCCCTACATTTGTGATTTCTGCATATTCATAAAGTGAAACAGCAAGATTTGCATGCTGATCCTTGGCCTGAAAAGGTCTTGATACATAAGAAAATGAATCAAAAGAATAAAAAAATGCAATTAGTCCTAAAAAAATGAGCTTAATAATTTTATTCATAGTTTAAGCAATATAAATATTGGTAAAAGTACGTCTAAAAAAACTAATTAACCAATGGTATTATACCTTTACATAAAGATGCATTTTGTTGTAAGTACCATTAATTCAGTAGGATGAGGAATACTCTCATACTACTGGACTTAGGGTTCAGAAACGATAATTAGTCGGGCATGGTTATAGGTATTCCAAAATCCATAAGGAACGAAGAGGCAGGAATAAACTATACCTGAATGGGTAGGAGGAAATTGATATGTTATTTCAAATTAAACCCGAAATATGCAATAGACATTCTATTAAGTGCTGAAATCGATTTAAAATAAGCCACTTCGTTGCTGTTTTCAATTTCACCATAGCGGTGCTATGCTAAAATCTTCAAACAGTCTGATTGTCTTGTGATTGCAAAATTCATCATGAATTCTATTACATAATCCGGGTTAAAAAATATAGAGGTGTAGTTAAAAACTCACCTCTATATTTTAATTGCTAGTTTCATTCTATTCTCTTCTATATGTTATTTAACATAAGAGATTCTTCTTGAAGCTTTCCTCATAAGTACATTGATTAAATCATCTGTTGAGCTTCCCATAGATCCAGAAACGGCCTTA
Protein-coding sequences here:
- a CDS encoding hybrid sensor histidine kinase/response regulator; protein product: MNKIIKLIFLGLIAFFYSFDSFSYVSRPFQAKDQHANLAVSLYEYAEITNVGDNYFTFDEFLDQENTLKFKPIEGPSTNLGFTESNYWLRLSIKNISENLLHYFLETGRPITDHVDLYLVTEGEPLKVLNNGDLIPFKERSFAHRKIIFPLDLKPGKVYQVYVHYQSDGEVINLPLELHTPTSLVQSSYQKQLFHGLFYGILLLAGAVYLFFYFGIGEKSFLLYSVYVLSVALLHMSLDGYFIQYINPASGWLNKNAILITATLSAMAFGRYAQIYTNVKKWSKGSNKVLNLLLSALVILLICVVFIPNGKAIYYPAVNLLSCLLLLVLITTVLLSFVKGQKLDFFFTLAIFSFTVGFFILIFNNFSLIPNSFFTENGSKIGTGVEIIFLSLAMSNRIRLLKSEKGKLQEIALQKSKESNEIKSYFLSNISHELRTPLNAIIGLTQSIREINKEESIISNLDVIQYSSMGLLGAIDDVLDYSKIEKGELRLEEVPFDLKKMVHQLAATFERQAKDNGLEFIFEEVGNLPELLIGDKRRMEQIIQNLLKNALKFTLKGKIGFKIEAIEIPNDQVLLNIQVTDTGVGIKEKKLERLFASFTQGQNDDKRKFGGLGLGLCIVKALVDLNQGKIEVQSEEGVGTTVSLQINKTLPNNRDGANSFDYAKSGVFDLENKRILIVEDNALNQMVLKVLIGNWKNSSFEIANNGQEAIDLLKVKPFDVVLMDLQMPVMDGYEATTAIRVGAAGTSMSKVPIIAVTADVTQKARFRVLEVGMDDYMTKPINKEELYNKIKKAIYLGDSEIPHK